A genomic region of Streptomyces sp. R33 contains the following coding sequences:
- a CDS encoding DUF3060 domain-containing protein, translated as MGSGLSQYRGRRHRLQQGCGTVTVSGSHNSIYVESADILTVRGDVNGVAVKTVSTLRVEGLINTAITVMGCVRVGL; from the coding sequence ATAGGGAGCGGTCTATCCCAGTACCGAGGCAGGAGACACCGGTTACAGCAAGGTTGCGGGACCGTCACCGTCAGCGGCAGCCATAACTCGATCTACGTGGAGTCCGCCGACATCCTGACGGTCCGCGGGGACGTCAATGGGGTGGCAGTGAAGACCGTCAGTACCCTCAGAGTCGAAGGCCTCATTAATACTGCAATCACAGTTATGGGGTGTGTCCGCGTGGGACTGTAA
- a CDS encoding ISL3 family transposase, whose protein sequence is MSVENLNELVATVFSGISPLVIEDVVDEGERVVVRARTPGSTAVCPVCGVLSVRVHGYHWRTVADLPIDGRRVVVRVRVRRLVCPTRGCRHTFREQLPGVLERYQRRTTRLTRQIKAVVKELAGRAGSRLLAVLAMGLSRHTALRTLLRIALPTGRVPRVIGVDDFALRRRHRYATVVIDAETHERIDVLPDRTADTLETWLRENPGVEVVCRDGSATYAEAIRRALPDAVQVADRWHLWHNLCETALSEVKAHSACWAAVLDTPIYEGPRAETTLERWHQVHGLLQQRVSLLECARRLQLSLNTVKRYARADRPERMLRVPKYRASLVDPYREHLRRRRADDPAVPVQHLFEEIKALGFTGCLNLLHKYINQGRADADRSHISPRRLARMLLTRPENLKTGHRDLLDQLTAACPEMTDLATAVRTFAQLLKPRPENVDALDHWITQVRAADLPHLHAFTRGLERDHDAVIAAVTLPYSNGPAEGVNTKTKRISRQMHGRAGFNLLRHRILLG, encoded by the coding sequence GTGAGCGTGGAGAATCTCAACGAGCTGGTGGCGACGGTGTTTTCGGGGATATCCCCGCTGGTCATCGAGGATGTGGTCGACGAGGGTGAGCGCGTGGTCGTGAGGGCACGGACTCCGGGATCGACCGCGGTCTGCCCGGTGTGCGGGGTGTTGTCGGTGCGGGTGCACGGCTATCACTGGCGGACGGTCGCCGACCTGCCGATCGACGGCCGGCGGGTCGTGGTCCGTGTCCGGGTTCGGCGTCTGGTGTGTCCTACCCGCGGTTGCCGCCACACTTTTCGCGAGCAGCTGCCTGGGGTGCTGGAGCGATACCAGCGGCGCACAACCCGCCTGACCAGGCAGATCAAGGCTGTGGTCAAGGAGTTAGCGGGCCGTGCGGGATCGCGTCTGCTGGCGGTACTCGCGATGGGCCTGTCGCGTCACACGGCCCTGCGCACCCTGCTGCGCATTGCGCTGCCCACCGGGCGGGTGCCCCGCGTGATCGGTGTCGACGATTTCGCTCTGCGCCGGCGGCACCGATACGCCACCGTGGTGATCGACGCGGAAACGCATGAGCGGATTGACGTGCTGCCCGACCGCACGGCCGACACGCTGGAAACGTGGCTGCGCGAGAATCCGGGCGTCGAGGTCGTGTGCCGTGACGGTTCAGCGACCTACGCGGAGGCCATCCGCCGTGCCCTGCCCGACGCAGTGCAGGTCGCCGACCGGTGGCACTTGTGGCACAACCTCTGCGAAACCGCCCTGAGTGAGGTCAAGGCACACAGCGCCTGCTGGGCCGCCGTGCTGGACACTCCAATTTACGAAGGACCACGAGCCGAGACTACGCTCGAGCGTTGGCACCAGGTCCACGGCCTCCTCCAGCAGCGTGTGAGCCTGCTGGAATGCGCCCGTCGACTGCAACTGTCCCTGAACACTGTCAAACGTTATGCCCGCGCCGACCGACCCGAGCGCATGCTCCGCGTCCCCAAGTACCGGGCCAGTCTCGTCGATCCCTATCGCGAGCACCTGCGCAGACGCCGAGCTGATGACCCTGCTGTTCCCGTCCAGCACCTCTTCGAGGAGATCAAGGCCCTCGGGTTCACGGGCTGCCTCAACCTCCTGCACAAGTACATCAACCAAGGCCGCGCGGACGCCGACCGCAGCCACATCTCCCCGCGCAGGCTGGCCCGGATGCTCCTGACCAGGCCCGAGAACCTCAAGACCGGACATCGCGATCTCCTCGATCAGCTGACCGCCGCCTGCCCCGAGATGACCGACCTGGCCACCGCCGTCCGGACTTTCGCCCAGCTCCTGAAGCCTCGGCCCGAGAACGTCGACGCGCTCGATCACTGGATCACCCAGGTCCGCGCAGCGGACCTGCCACACCTGCACGCCTTCACCCGCGGCCTCGAGCGAGACCACGACGCCGTGATCGCCGCGGTCACACTTCCGTACAGCAACGGCCCCGCCGAAGGCGTCAACACCAAGACCAAGCGGATCTCACGCCAGATGCACGGACGCGCAGGCTTCAACCTCCTCCGTCACC